One genomic segment of Ipomoea triloba cultivar NCNSP0323 chromosome 9, ASM357664v1 includes these proteins:
- the LOC116030703 gene encoding cytoplasmic tRNA 2-thiolation protein 2: MACNAATCESGCYRDASGEVGEKEQQKRRPVTGNNGDTPGANSSESFGNRICVKCKLNETITASGAGGGGLRGDGERFCADCFRSNLYGKFRFSVSSNAMISPSDNVLVAFSGGPSSRVALHFVSEMQDKAQKNFEASRDRALPVFGVGVAFVDERSISPVPGHEFDKAIEEMKLIVSNLAPPLKQFHVVPTESVYSLEPANGREQLKKLIDAVSDTTGKEDLLEHFRMLALQKTALENGYTKIVLATCTSRIACHVLEATVKGQGYSLAADIQYVDARWEIPVVLPLRDCFAHEMSLLCCLDSLKTVELFNGLRTGINGLVSSFVKLLQEENPSRESTIVRTAGKLTPFHFNRIPEDNEYNGHTASQRRQKKYNIKTDNLIPQESFCPICNSPVKISDLTNLTHSEDVQTSMDLTGSCCSSCQFQILPGELSAMDYFHSLLPDPIIARAKDASSVHQSRLREQIEDCLLSDTEDGT, from the exons ATGGCGTGCAACGCAGCAACCTGCGAGTCCGGTTGCTACAGAGACGCCTCCGGCGAAGTCGGGGAAAAGGAGCAGCAGAAGCGGCGGCCGGTGACCGGGAATAACGGAGATACGCCGGGTGCGAACAGCTCCGAGTCCTTTGGCAACCGCATCTGCGTAAAATGTAAACTTAATGAAACCATCACTGCCAGCGGCGCCGGCGGCGGCGGTCTAAGAGGAGATGGTGAAAGGTTCTGTGCTGATTGTTTCAGAAGTAATCTGTATGGGAAGTTCAGGTTTTCAGTTAGCTCCAATGCTATGATTTCGCCTTCGGATAACGTCCTTGTAGCCTTCTCCGGCGGCCCCTCCTCTAG GGTGGCTCTTCATTTTGTGAGTGAGATGCAAGACAAAGCTCAGAAGAATTTTGAAGCCAGCAGGGACCGAGCATTACCTGTTTTTGGTGTTGGGGTTGCATTTGTTGATGAACGATCAATTTCCCCAGTTCCTGGTCATGAATTTGATAAAGCAATTGAAGAGATGAAACTGATTGTTTCAAATTTGGCTCCACCACTGAAACAATTCCATGTTGTCCCTACTGAGTCTGTCTACTCATTAGAACCTGCTAATGGAAGAGAGCAGCTGAAAAAGTTAATTGACGCTGTTAGTGATACAACAGGAAAAGAAGATCTTCTGGAGCATTTTCGTATGTTAGCCTTGCAAAAG ACGGCTCTTGAAAATGGATACACCAAAATTGTCTTAGCCACGTGTACATCAAGGATTGCTTGTCATGTACTTGAAGCAACTGTCAAG GGCCAAGGTTACTCCTTAGCTGCAGATATCCAATACGTTGATGCAAGATGGGAAATTCCAGTAGTGCTTCCCCTTCGTGATTGTTTTGCTCATGAGATGAGTTTGCTGTGCTGCCTTGACAG TTTAAAGACAGTAGAATTGTTTAATGGTCTACGTACTGGCATCAACGGTCTGGTCTCCTCATTTGTGAAATTATTGCAG GAGGAGAATCCATCCAGAGAGAGCACAATTGTAAGAACAGCAGGAAAGCTTACCCCTTTTCATTTCAATAGAATTCCAGAAGATAATGAATATAATGGTCACACAGCATCTCAGAGGAGGCAGAAGAAATACAATATCAAAACTGATAACTTGATTCCTCAAGAGTCATTTTGTCCTATATGCAATAGTCCAGTCAAGATCTCTGACCTTACAAATTTAACCCATTCTGAGGATGTTCAAACAAGTATGGATCTTACAGGGTCATGCTGCTCAAGTTGCCAGTTTCAAATTTTACCTGGGGAGCTCTCAGCTATGGACTATTTTCATTCTCTCCTACCAGACCCAATAATTGCCCGAGCAAAAGATGCAAGCTCTGTCCATCAGAGCAGGCTAAG GGAGCAAATAGAGGACTGCTTGCTCTCAGACACTGAAGATGGTACCTAA